The Lentisphaerota bacterium genome has a segment encoding these proteins:
- the mazG gene encoding nucleoside triphosphate pyrophosphohydrolase, giving the protein MARLQAVMARLRGPEGCPWDREQTLETLKPCLLEEVHELLEAMEEGTPGPHLEELGDVLLQIVFQSHIRAERGEFALDDVAHTICDKLVLRHPHVFGDVPVTGSADVLRNWEAIKKIEKSERVSVLDGVPRSLPALLRAQRMQSKASRVGFDWPDAAGPLAKITEEAAELREAAAAGASIEAIRHEAGDLLFSVVNLCRFLEVDAEQTLQACSDRFSRRFRRVEACAKADGVEMKDCPLEQLDRYWEVAKREE; this is encoded by the coding sequence ATGGCGCGACTCCAGGCGGTGATGGCGCGGCTGCGGGGTCCGGAGGGATGCCCGTGGGATCGTGAACAGACGTTGGAGACGCTCAAGCCATGCCTGCTTGAAGAGGTCCATGAGTTGCTCGAAGCCATGGAGGAGGGGACGCCGGGTCCACACCTGGAAGAGCTCGGCGACGTGCTGCTGCAAATCGTCTTCCAGAGCCACATTCGCGCCGAGCGTGGGGAGTTTGCGCTGGACGATGTCGCTCACACGATCTGCGACAAGCTGGTGCTGCGCCACCCGCATGTCTTCGGCGATGTGCCGGTGACCGGCAGCGCCGACGTGCTCAGGAACTGGGAAGCGATCAAGAAGATTGAGAAAAGCGAGCGCGTCTCGGTGCTCGACGGCGTGCCCCGCTCGCTCCCGGCGCTCCTCCGCGCGCAGCGGATGCAGTCCAAGGCGTCACGCGTCGGGTTCGACTGGCCCGACGCGGCGGGGCCGCTGGCCAAGATCACCGAAGAGGCCGCCGAGCTTCGCGAGGCGGCCGCTGCAGGCGCGTCGATCGAGGCGATCCGCCATGAGGCGGGCGACCTGTTGTTTTCCGTGGTCAACCTGTGCCGTTTCCTGGAGGTCGATGCCGAGCAAACCCTGCAGGCCTGCTCCGACCGCTTCAGCCGCCGATTCCGCCGCGTCGAAGCGTGCGCCAAAGCCGATGGGGTGGAGATGAAGGACTGCCCCCTCGAGCAGCTCGACCGCTACTGGGAGGTCGCCAAGCGGGAGGAATAG
- a CDS encoding class I SAM-dependent DNA methyltransferase — protein sequence MPISWNEIRQNAIRFSREWAGEHREDAEAKSFWDEFFGVFGVRRRLLATFEEPVRKINGQYGYIDLFWRGVMLAEHKSCGKSLDKAESQAFNYIQDLAREQRPDDLPRYVLLSDFDRIALYDLEPDDQIELPLFAARKYSKSEFSLKDLHKHIHELAFIAGYKQHRLREEDPINIKAVAILGDLHDALVDGGYAGHDLERFLVRILFCLFAEDTGLFEPETFTLYIENRTAKDGSDLGVLLAQLFEVLDTPPERRQKNLDELLAAFPHVNGELFKERLGFAAFNRAMRDALVRCTDFNWSQISPAIFGSLFQGVMDTKERRQTGGHYTSERDILKVINALFMDALRAEFEKARRSKAMLRQFHKKLGALRFFDPACGCGNFLVITYRELRLLEIEVLKDLFGKEVQQELDVQSLSGVNVDAFTGIEIQEWPARIAEVAMWLMEHQMNIRLSEAFGQYFVRLPLRMSAHIHLGNALRLDWKAILPPEHCSYVLGNPPFIGKHYQTAEQKADMAAVFGRFKNTGDLDYVTCWHCRAAEYIQGSAVVVGFVSTNSITQGEQVPLIWGLLFGKWRIKIHFAHRTFQWQSEARGKAHVHVVIIGFAAFDIPVKRLFDYDSGNGSATVTETDNISPYLTPGPDAFVTKRQTPLSPVPEMRCGNKPSDGGNLLLTDEEKAALLAAEPGADKYLRRYTGSEEFINGTMRWCLWLEGADPIALRALPLVLGRVEKVREFRTKSTAAPTRSAAQTPGLFFYRSQPSTDYILIPEVSSERRHYIPIGIAKPWVVPSNKCFVIPTSDLYLFGVLTSAMHMAWMRQVGGRLESRYSYSRTMVYNTFPWPQFNLPVSDRDAFCVREAASRIYWSSYHEGGEEEDAALPKAKGQTGRLTGDAKKKAVVEAKAQAVLDVRKRYPLATLADLYDPLTMPADLVKAHADLDRAVDQCYRKQPFTSDRQRVEFLFALYERFTAPLLSAEKKGKRRGHSPL from the coding sequence ATGCCGATCAGTTGGAACGAAATCCGTCAGAACGCCATCCGCTTTTCGCGCGAATGGGCCGGGGAGCACCGTGAGGATGCGGAGGCAAAATCCTTCTGGGACGAGTTTTTCGGCGTGTTCGGCGTTCGCCGGCGATTGCTGGCCACTTTCGAGGAGCCCGTCCGCAAGATCAACGGCCAGTACGGCTACATCGACCTGTTCTGGCGCGGCGTGATGCTCGCCGAGCACAAGAGCTGCGGCAAATCGCTCGACAAGGCCGAGTCGCAGGCGTTCAACTACATTCAGGATCTCGCGCGCGAGCAACGCCCCGACGACCTGCCGCGTTATGTGCTTCTGTCGGATTTCGACCGTATCGCCCTCTACGATCTCGAACCGGACGACCAGATCGAACTGCCGCTCTTCGCGGCCCGCAAATATAGCAAATCCGAGTTTTCCCTCAAAGACCTGCACAAGCACATTCACGAACTCGCCTTCATCGCGGGCTACAAGCAGCACCGCCTGCGCGAGGAGGACCCGATCAACATCAAGGCCGTGGCGATCCTCGGCGACCTCCACGACGCGCTGGTCGATGGCGGCTATGCGGGCCACGACCTGGAACGTTTTCTCGTGCGCATCCTCTTCTGCCTCTTCGCCGAAGACACCGGCCTGTTTGAGCCCGAGACCTTCACGCTCTACATCGAGAACCGCACGGCCAAGGACGGCTCCGACCTTGGCGTGCTTCTGGCCCAGCTCTTCGAGGTGCTGGACACCCCGCCCGAGCGCCGCCAGAAAAACCTCGACGAACTGCTCGCCGCCTTCCCGCATGTCAACGGCGAGCTTTTCAAAGAGCGACTGGGCTTTGCCGCCTTCAACCGCGCCATGCGCGACGCGCTGGTCAGGTGTACCGACTTCAACTGGTCGCAGATCTCCCCCGCGATCTTCGGCTCCCTCTTCCAAGGCGTGATGGATACCAAGGAACGCCGTCAGACCGGTGGCCATTACACCTCCGAGCGCGACATCCTCAAGGTCATCAACGCCCTCTTCATGGACGCCCTGCGGGCGGAGTTCGAGAAGGCCCGGCGCAGCAAGGCCATGCTCAGGCAGTTCCACAAAAAGCTCGGTGCCCTCCGCTTCTTCGACCCCGCGTGCGGCTGCGGCAACTTCCTCGTTATCACCTACCGCGAACTGCGCCTGCTGGAGATCGAGGTGCTCAAGGACCTGTTCGGCAAAGAGGTCCAGCAGGAACTCGACGTCCAGTCGCTCTCCGGCGTCAATGTGGACGCCTTCACCGGCATCGAGATCCAGGAATGGCCCGCCCGCATCGCCGAGGTGGCGATGTGGCTCATGGAACACCAGATGAACATCCGCCTCTCCGAGGCCTTCGGCCAGTACTTCGTGCGCCTGCCGCTCCGCATGTCCGCCCATATCCATCTCGGCAACGCCCTCCGGCTCGACTGGAAAGCGATCCTGCCTCCCGAACACTGTTCCTATGTGCTCGGCAACCCGCCCTTCATCGGCAAACACTACCAGACCGCCGAGCAGAAAGCCGACATGGCCGCCGTGTTCGGGAGATTCAAGAACACCGGCGATCTGGATTACGTCACCTGCTGGCACTGCCGCGCCGCCGAATACATCCAAGGCTCGGCCGTCGTGGTCGGTTTCGTGTCCACCAACTCGATCACCCAGGGCGAACAGGTGCCGCTGATATGGGGACTTCTGTTCGGCAAGTGGCGCATCAAGATCCACTTCGCGCACCGGACGTTCCAGTGGCAGAGCGAGGCGCGCGGCAAGGCCCACGTCCACGTCGTCATTATCGGCTTTGCGGCCTTCGACATTCCCGTCAAGCGGCTGTTCGATTACGACTCCGGCAACGGTTCGGCCACCGTGACCGAAACCGACAACATCAGCCCCTATCTCACGCCGGGGCCGGATGCGTTTGTCACGAAGCGGCAGACGCCGCTCTCGCCCGTCCCGGAGATGCGTTGCGGCAACAAGCCGTCCGACGGCGGCAACCTGCTTCTGACCGATGAAGAGAAGGCGGCGCTACTCGCCGCCGAGCCGGGCGCGGATAAATACCTGCGGCGTTATACGGGTTCTGAGGAATTCATCAACGGCACCATGCGCTGGTGCCTGTGGCTCGAAGGTGCCGATCCGATAGCCCTTCGTGCCCTGCCGCTGGTTCTTGGGCGCGTCGAGAAGGTGCGGGAATTTCGGACGAAGAGCACGGCCGCGCCAACCCGCAGCGCGGCGCAAACGCCTGGGCTGTTTTTTTACCGCTCGCAGCCGTCCACCGACTATATCCTGATTCCCGAGGTCTCCTCCGAACGGCGGCATTACATCCCGATCGGCATCGCCAAACCGTGGGTCGTTCCGAGCAACAAATGTTTTGTCATTCCGACATCCGACCTGTATCTGTTCGGCGTGCTGACCTCGGCCATGCACATGGCCTGGATGCGGCAGGTAGGCGGGCGGCTGGAGTCACGTTACAGCTACTCGCGCACGATGGTCTACAACACCTTCCCGTGGCCGCAATTCAACTTGCCGGTCTCTGATCGTGACGCCTTCTGCGTCCGGGAGGCGGCATCACGGATTTATTGGTCCTCGTATCACGAAGGCGGGGAAGAAGAGGACGCGGCGCTTCCGAAGGCAAAGGGGCAGACCGGCCGCCTCACCGGCGACGCGAAAAAGA